One region of Mus pahari chromosome 16, PAHARI_EIJ_v1.1, whole genome shotgun sequence genomic DNA includes:
- the Prr7 gene encoding proline-rich protein 7 has product MVMSQGTYTFLTCFAGFWLIWGLIVLLCCFCSFLRRRLKRRQEERLREQNLRALELEPLELEGSLAGSPPGLAPPPPPHRSRLEAPVHAHSHVHVHPLLHHGPAPPHAHPHPHHHALPHPPPPHLAVPPRPWSYPRQAESDMSKPPCYEEAVLMAEPPPPYSEVLTDTRGLYRKIVTPFLSRRDSAEKQEQPPPSYKPLFLDRGYTSALHLPSAPRPAAPCPALCLQADRSRRVFPSWTDSELSSREPLEHGAWRLPVSIPLFGRTTAV; this is encoded by the exons ATGGTGATGTCCCAGGGCACCTACACGTTCCTCACGTGCTTCGCCGGCTTCTGGCTCATCTGGGGTCTCATCgtcctgctctgctgcttctgcagcttcctgcGCCGCCGCCTCAAACGGCGCCAGGAGGAGCGACTGAGGGAGCAGAACCTGcgtgccctggagctggagccccTCGAGCTTGAGGGCAGCCTGGCTGGAAGTCCTCCCGGCCtggcgccgccgccgccaccgcacCGCAGCCGTCTGGAGGCGCCTGTGCACGCGCACTCGCACGTGCACGTGCACCCGCTGCTGCACCACGGGCCGGCGCCGCCGCACGCGCACCCGCACCCACACCATCACGCACTGCCGCACCCACCGCCGCCGCACCTCGCCGTGCCGCCCCGGCCCTGGAGCTATCCGCGCCAAG CGGAATCGGACATGTCTAAGCCGCCGTGCTACGAGGAGGCGGTGCTGATGGCCGAGCCGCCACCGCCCTACAGCGAGGTGCTCACGGACACTCGCGGCCTCTACCGCAAGATCGTCACGCCCTTTCTGAGCCGCCGCGACAGCGCGGAGAAGCAGGAGCAGCCGCCTCCGAGTTACAAGCCTCTCTTCCTGGACCGGGGCTATACCTCGGCGCTGCATCTTCCCAGCGCCCCGCGTCCCGccgccccctgccctgccctctgtcTGCAGGCGGACCGCAGCCGCCGGGTCTTCCCCAGCTGGACCGACTCAGAGCTCAGCAGCCGAGAGCCCCTGGAGCACGGAGCTTGGCGCCTGCCCGTCTCCATCCCCTTGTTCGGGAGGACTACAGCCGTATAG
- the Grk6 gene encoding G protein-coupled receptor kinase 6 isoform X2, which yields MELENIVANTVLLKAREGGGGNRKGKSKKWRQMLQFPHISQCEELRLSLERDYHSLCERQPIGRLLFREFCATRPELTRCTAFLDGVAEYEVTPDEKRKACGRRLMQNFLSHTGPDLIPEVPQQLVSNCAQRLEQGPCKDLFQELTRMTHEYLSTAPFADYLDSIYFNRFLQWKWLERQPVTKNTFRQYRVLGKGGFGEVCACQVRATGKMYACKKLEKKRIKKRKGEAMALNEKQILEKVNSRFVVSLAYAYETKDALCLVLTLMNGGDLKFHIYHMGQAGFPEARAVFYAAEICCGLEDLHRERIVYRDLKPENILLDDHGHIRISDLGLAVHVPEGQTIKGRVGTVGYMAPEVVKNERYTFSPDWWALGCLLYEMIAGQSPFQQRKKKIKREEVERLVKEVAEEYTDRFSSQARSLCSQLLSKDPAERLGCRGGGAREVKEHPLFKKLNFKRLGAGMLEPPFKPDPQAIYCKDVLDIEQFSTVKGVDLEPTDQDFYQKFATGSVSIPWQNEMVETECFQELNVFGLDGSVPPDLDWKGQPTAPPKRGLLQRLFSRQR from the exons GTGGTGGCGGGAATCgcaaaggcaagagcaagaaatGGCGCCAGATGCTGCAGTTCCCCCATATCAGCCAGTGTGAGGAGCTTCGGCTCAGCCTTG AGCGTGACTACCACAGCCTGTGTGAGCGCCAGCCCATTGGGCGCCTGTTATTTCGTGAGTTCTGCGCTACGAGGCCTGAGCTGACCCGCTGTACTGCCTTCCTGGATGGGGTG GCTGAGTATGAGGTGACCCCTGACGAGAAGCGGAAAGCATGTGGGCGCCGACTAATGCAGAACTTTCTGAGCCACACG GGTCCCGACCTCATCCCTGAAGTCCCACAGCAGCTGGTGAGTAACTGTGCCCAGCGGCTAGAGCAGGGACCCTGCAAAGACCTCTTCCAGGAGCTGACCCG GATGACCCACGAGTACCTGAGCACGGCCCCTTTTGCCGACTACCTCGACAGCATCTACTTCAACCGTTTTCTGCAGTGGAAGTGGCTGGAAAG GCAGCCAGTGACCAAAAACACCTTCAGGCAGTACCGAGTCCTGGGCAAAGGTGGCTTTGGGGAG GTATGTGCCTGCCAGGTGCGGGCAACAGGCAAGATGTACGCATGcaaaaaactggaaaagaagagGATAAAGAAGCGGAAGGGGGAGGCCATGGCTCTGAACGAGAAGCAGATCCTGGAGAAAGTGAACAGTAGGTTTGTA GTGAGCTTAGCCTATGCCTATGAGACCAAGGACGCACTGTGCCTGGTGCTGACATTGATGAATGGCGGCGACCTTAAGTTCCACATCTACCACATGGGCCAGGCTGGCTTTCCTGAAGCACGTGCTGTCTTCTATGCCGCTGAGATCTGCTGTGGCCTGGAAGACCTGCACCGGGAACGCATTGTGTACAG GGACCTGAAGCCGGAGAACATCCTTCTGGATGACCATG GTCACATTCGGATCTCTGACCTGGGACTGGCCGTGCATGTGCCTGAAGGCCAGACCATCAAAGGCCGTGTGGGCACTGTGGGCTACATGG CTCCAGAGGTGGTGAAGAACGAGCGCTACACGTTCAGTCCTGACTGGTGGGCGCTAGGCTGCCTCCTGTATGAGATGATCGCGGGTCAGTCGCCCTtccagcagaggaagaagaagatcaAGCGCGAAGAGGTGGAGCGGCTGGTCAAGGAAGTGGCCGAGGAGTACACAGACCGCTTTTCCTCACAGGCCCGCTCACTCTGTTCTCAG CTTCTCAGCAAGGACCCTGCTGAGCGCCTGGGGTGTCGCGGAGGTGGCGCCCGGGAGGTAAAGGAGCACCCCCTTTTCAAGAAACTGAATTTCAAGCGGCTGGGAGCTGGCATGCTAGAGCCACCTTTTAAGCCTGAC CCCCAGGCTATTTATTGCAAGGATGTCCTGGACATTGAGCAGTTCTCTACAGTTAAAGGTGTGGATCTGGAGCCCACAGACCAAGACTTCTACCAGAAGTTTGCCACGGGCAGTGTGTCCATCCCCTGGCAGAATGAG ATGGTGGAGACTGAGTGCTTCCAGGAACTCAATGTCTTTGGGCTGGACGGGTCTGTCCCCCCAGACCTGGACTGGAAGGGCCAGCCCACTGCGCCCCCCAAGAGGGGATTGCTACAGAGGCTCTTCAGTCGCCAA aggTGA
- the Grk6 gene encoding G protein-coupled receptor kinase 6 isoform X1, producing MELENIVANTVLLKAREGGGGNRKGKSKKWRQMLQFPHISQCEELRLSLERDYHSLCERQPIGRLLFREFCATRPELTRCTAFLDGVAEYEVTPDEKRKACGRRLMQNFLSHTGPDLIPEVPQQLVSNCAQRLEQGPCKDLFQELTRMTHEYLSTAPFADYLDSIYFNRFLQWKWLERQPVTKNTFRQYRVLGKGGFGEVCACQVRATGKMYACKKLEKKRIKKRKGEAMALNEKQILEKVNSRFVVSLAYAYETKDALCLVLTLMNGGDLKFHIYHMGQAGFPEARAVFYAAEICCGLEDLHRERIVYRDLKPENILLDDHGHIRISDLGLAVHVPEGQTIKGRVGTVGYMAPEVVKNERYTFSPDWWALGCLLYEMIAGQSPFQQRKKKIKREEVERLVKEVAEEYTDRFSSQARSLCSQLLSKDPAERLGCRGGGAREVKEHPLFKKLNFKRLGAGMLEPPFKPDPQAIYCKDVLDIEQFSTVKGVDLEPTDQDFYQKFATGSVSIPWQNEMVETECFQELNVFGLDGSVPPDLDWKGQPTAPPKRGLLQRLFSRQDCCGNCSDSEEELPTRL from the exons GTGGTGGCGGGAATCgcaaaggcaagagcaagaaatGGCGCCAGATGCTGCAGTTCCCCCATATCAGCCAGTGTGAGGAGCTTCGGCTCAGCCTTG AGCGTGACTACCACAGCCTGTGTGAGCGCCAGCCCATTGGGCGCCTGTTATTTCGTGAGTTCTGCGCTACGAGGCCTGAGCTGACCCGCTGTACTGCCTTCCTGGATGGGGTG GCTGAGTATGAGGTGACCCCTGACGAGAAGCGGAAAGCATGTGGGCGCCGACTAATGCAGAACTTTCTGAGCCACACG GGTCCCGACCTCATCCCTGAAGTCCCACAGCAGCTGGTGAGTAACTGTGCCCAGCGGCTAGAGCAGGGACCCTGCAAAGACCTCTTCCAGGAGCTGACCCG GATGACCCACGAGTACCTGAGCACGGCCCCTTTTGCCGACTACCTCGACAGCATCTACTTCAACCGTTTTCTGCAGTGGAAGTGGCTGGAAAG GCAGCCAGTGACCAAAAACACCTTCAGGCAGTACCGAGTCCTGGGCAAAGGTGGCTTTGGGGAG GTATGTGCCTGCCAGGTGCGGGCAACAGGCAAGATGTACGCATGcaaaaaactggaaaagaagagGATAAAGAAGCGGAAGGGGGAGGCCATGGCTCTGAACGAGAAGCAGATCCTGGAGAAAGTGAACAGTAGGTTTGTA GTGAGCTTAGCCTATGCCTATGAGACCAAGGACGCACTGTGCCTGGTGCTGACATTGATGAATGGCGGCGACCTTAAGTTCCACATCTACCACATGGGCCAGGCTGGCTTTCCTGAAGCACGTGCTGTCTTCTATGCCGCTGAGATCTGCTGTGGCCTGGAAGACCTGCACCGGGAACGCATTGTGTACAG GGACCTGAAGCCGGAGAACATCCTTCTGGATGACCATG GTCACATTCGGATCTCTGACCTGGGACTGGCCGTGCATGTGCCTGAAGGCCAGACCATCAAAGGCCGTGTGGGCACTGTGGGCTACATGG CTCCAGAGGTGGTGAAGAACGAGCGCTACACGTTCAGTCCTGACTGGTGGGCGCTAGGCTGCCTCCTGTATGAGATGATCGCGGGTCAGTCGCCCTtccagcagaggaagaagaagatcaAGCGCGAAGAGGTGGAGCGGCTGGTCAAGGAAGTGGCCGAGGAGTACACAGACCGCTTTTCCTCACAGGCCCGCTCACTCTGTTCTCAG CTTCTCAGCAAGGACCCTGCTGAGCGCCTGGGGTGTCGCGGAGGTGGCGCCCGGGAGGTAAAGGAGCACCCCCTTTTCAAGAAACTGAATTTCAAGCGGCTGGGAGCTGGCATGCTAGAGCCACCTTTTAAGCCTGAC CCCCAGGCTATTTATTGCAAGGATGTCCTGGACATTGAGCAGTTCTCTACAGTTAAAGGTGTGGATCTGGAGCCCACAGACCAAGACTTCTACCAGAAGTTTGCCACGGGCAGTGTGTCCATCCCCTGGCAGAATGAG ATGGTGGAGACTGAGTGCTTCCAGGAACTCAATGTCTTTGGGCTGGACGGGTCTGTCCCCCCAGACCTGGACTGGAAGGGCCAGCCCACTGCGCCCCCCAAGAGGGGATTGCTACAGAGGCTCTTCAGTCGCCAA GATTGCTGTGGGAACTGCAGCGACAGCGAGGAGGAGCTCCCCACCCGCCTCTAG